Proteins encoded within one genomic window of Aspergillus nidulans FGSC A4 chromosome VII:
- a CDS encoding uncharacterized protein (transcript_id=CADANIAT00008313) — protein sequence MTTLSNMLWSENRLYSASQNTAFLSALMAYQTLIESDNKASLFIHTVNDHAFVTFTYSGPVKDGCPAIFMPFQRIPYMRYLVPPARRTVLEMAKGVADVLESEKLCIASEVYQAAEQARLDAVASLADLNRADLTMVIQPMSPLSVKAANDSGGNSFSLNCAGHQIIRIDMGLLTLYYYEYNPEGVFQVLQNGG from the exons ATGACAACGCTTTCGAATATGCTCTGGTCCGAGAACCGTCTCTACAGCGCCTCCCAAAACACCGCCTTCCTCTCAGCCCTAATGGCCTACCAGACGCTCATAGAGTCTGACAACAAGGCTTCGCTCTTCATTCACACCGTAAATGACCATGCATTCGTCACTTTTACTTACTCCGGACCTGTTAAGGATGGGTGCCCAGCTATCTTCATGCCGTTCCAACGTATCCCGTACATGCGATATCTTGTTCCTCCAGCGCGCAGGACGGTATTGGAAATGGCAAagggcgttgcggatgtttTGGAGTCGGAGAAACTGTG TATTGCAAGTG AGGTCTACCAAGCGGCCGAGCAAGCTCGACTGGATGCAGTAGCCTCCCTTGCTGATCTCAACCGCGCAGACCTAACAATGGTCATCCAGCCCATGTCTCCTCTCTCTGTGAAGGCCGCCAACGACAGCGGTGGGAATTCGTTTAGTTTGAACTGCGCTGGGCACCAGA TCATCCGCATAGATATGGGGCTTCTGACGCTCTATTACTACGAG TATAATCCAGAGGGAGTCTTTCAGGTTTTGCAGAATGGAGGATAG
- a CDS encoding 3-deoxy-7-phosphoheptulonate synthase class II (transcript_id=CADANIAT00008314), with product MGAEDWNPKSWTSKPIKQDVVYEDVEGVQSALRKLEKLPPLVTTHEIANLKKSLKNVALGKAFVLQGGDCAELFDYCNQDMIEAKVKLLLQMSLVLIWGANMPVVRIARIAGQFAKPRSNPMEVVNGVEMPSFRGDNINGFDATPDSRRPDPSRLVSAYFHSAATLNYLRASLSSGLADLHSPLDWGLGHVITPSIKEKYERIVNRVKDALRFMQTVGIDTDRGVETVDIYTSHEGLLLEYETSLTRLLKDPTPPSSHQPTVTLVPGKGPIPAQTPASSSYYATSSHFLWIGDRTRQLTGAHVEFFRGIANPIGIKIGPSMTPTELVTLLDTVNPTREIGKVTLISRYGAANIAAHLPGHISAVQSSGHIPVWQCDPMHGNTRSTPNGVKTRHFSDILSELKQALEIHKAAGSFLGGMHLELTGEAVTECVGGAGGLTEEGLGERYTTFCDPRLNEKQALELAFLVAGFYREMEGGEGVNSI from the exons ATGGGCGCCGAGGACTGGAACCCAAAGT CATGGACATCGAAGCCCATCAAGCAGGATGTTGTTTatgaggatgttgaaggcgTCCAGTCCGCTCTCCGGAAGCTAGAGAAGCTCCCACCGCTTGTTACTACCCATGAG ATCGCAAACCTCAAGAAGAGTCTAAAGAATGTCGCGCTCGGGAAGGCGTTTGTTTTACAAGGAG GGGACTGCGCGGAGTTGTTCGATTACTGTAATCAAGATATGATCGAGGCCAAAGTCAAGCTTCTGCTCCAGATGAGTTTGGTTTTAATCTGGG GAGCAAACATGCCTGTTGTCCGTATTGCTCGTATCGCTGGACAGTTCGCCAA ACCCCGCTCAAATCCTATGGAAGTCGTCAACGGTGTTGAAATGCCTTCTTTCCGTGGGGACAATATCAACGGCTTTGACGCTACGCCTGACTCTCGCCGTCCGGACCCCTCGCGTCTGGTCTCTGCATACTTCCATTCTGCGGCTACGCTCAACTATTTGCgtgcttctctctcttctggTCTTGCAGACTTACATTCTCCTCTTgactggggtcttggtcatGTCATCACCCCGTCTATAAAAGAGAAGTACGAGCGGATCGTCAACAGAGTAAAGGATGCCCTCCGCTTCATGCAAACCGTTGGAATCGACACCGACCGTGGCGTTGAAACTGTCGACATCTACACCAGCCATGAGGGTCTCCTCCTAGAATATGAAACGAGCCTCACTCGGCTTCTGAAAGATCCGACCCCGCCGTCTTCCCACCAACCTACCGTCACCTTAGTCCCGGGGAAAGGACCAATCCCAGCGCAAACGCCCGCATCGAGTAGCTACTATGCTACATCTTCTCACTTCCTCTGGATCGGGGATCGCACGCGCCAACTAACGGGCGCTCACGTCGAATTTTTCCGCGGCATCGCCAACCCCATCGGCATCAAAATTGGCCCCTCCATGACCCCCACCGAGCTAGTCACCCTCCTCGATACTGTCAATCCAACCCGCGAAATTGGCAAAGTCACCCTCATCTCCCGCTACGGTGCTGCCAATATCGCCGCCCATCTCCCTGGACACATCAGCGCTGTTCAATCCTCCGGCCATATCCCCGTCTGGCAATGCGACCCGATGCACGGGAACACTCGCTCCACTCCCAATGGTGTCAAGACGAGACATTTCTCGGATATTCTTTCTGAGCTGAAGCAGGCGTTAGAGATACATAAGGCCGCAGGCAGCTTCCTTGGTGGCATGCATTTGGAGCTTACCGGTGAGGCGGTCACGGAGTgtgttggtggtgctggagggTTGACAGAGGAGGGACTGGGAGAGAGATACACGACTTTCTGTGATCCGAGATTGAATGAGAAGCAGGCGCTGGAGTTGGCGTTCTTAGTTGCTGGTTTCTACCGAGAGATGGAGGGAGGCGAAGGGGTCAATTCAATTTAA
- a CDS encoding uncharacterized protein (transcript_id=CADANIAT00008315), whose product MARAAVIPQSPPKRATRGRAKVATTQTSKSSAKVTRAAEVKKRTGRAAVVQPHSEAESEETDDEIGVIESKSREKTPGAKGKTATSRTSRGRRAAATPDMGSESENDDNDELAQSEAPKKRPGRPKTKTSAKEENTKAAAGSRPRGRPKGTSVKVPSDDDILKENTRRNALSQDSDELSPSQQRPTEIFVTTGSALLRGQAKTKKKVTFQELTDSEAEVSDTPAPNARRRRGAVIAKDSGDLDAKPVRKASAGSTRGRKPAAARKGSSKPLSPKKAIQVAKAISAYASSDGEEDELSGEKDAIKLVVHSPQKRTPGVSGLGSPVRRINFTPNKVSNPVDENGEPTLPPPRTFDFGDSQFMSSPARRPPPSPFHFTLKETPRRAAIPFPEKPNLGRPETTPNQNSPLRISPKKASIATPARGTLFDRDGGAIPQPNFTPGQNSPLKMSAKKGIFGASFSSQQPIQQQNATPFKSSLLLSPARKVITPFKNSMTHVPTPLAKETRLQTDTETDDETVSMYDESPLRGQNFEVTGGGQANKLNEVDERSGDERNPALTPDGSPLARETEQLEEDRSAESDHSTESVEEEDEGMLSEEDDVSPLRGPELDEAVQQAEQDVQLMVKEAENFLAQSIKEELLDCHKDGEDESSTPQISHEMEYENELEEELLQNDQGHGEAEHGESDTELGDEPEPSPSRFGLADGLEDVFTDDYPAETNTIHDDEEDDEDDEVVIDVDDLTCYGNDEPTLVGEAAADHLISAGAIQPYEIEEVEDTPFMNFLLTYWAPTLPFVEEREPITPFNTERSPSPITPEESQDNVSKSPFLPINSERNSPNVLQEPSLRSQGRRFTLLAEKMSQWKSSSPANAEARPRRRGIFSLGRPSDIASAASRTPKVDIFANAPTLSAEPLCQMEPTPQALDVHEDKEDEAEMVVEEDEVEVVDEAAGSESIRSTRSPMAEVMEDENPDELSIFKDLSDGEDIEEKQPEAAHVSTVDPWEEEKENGVPSPAPATPAKNPSLPRQTYHTVSKVPLKPEGEVSPLKTNRKRGRSLSITSPVRSSPRLRSFVLPPQKPREAESPPRKSPRLQYGSTRRSLPSETPSKPVPPPQTNRARTPSRSVSPVKSPYKQASGCLCGAVVYVDVHTTEGEDASGIFIELLQQMGARCIRNWSWNPRVSVSPEEDASSVNGKVGITHVVFKDGGVRTLEKVRQARGLVKCVGVGWVLNCEARNEWVDEAPYAVDSSIIPRGGAKRRKSMEPRALSNINGTLVKTNVSGPSSSRRPSMAAGSTSRSATPLSRNDHSTLDDYRGRESGHADAEKFWQTPRTPSAAALGYNLDSIGMSPATPFYLSQRSKLVQQTCPPKQTRQGLFSNASEDAPSRQLKSRLEAARRKSLALKPSARSPFVE is encoded by the exons ATGGCCCGAGCAGCGGTTATCCCTCAATCCCCGCCGAAGCGCGCCACGCGCGGCAGAGCTAAGGTAGCAACAACACAAACGAGCAAATCGAGCGCGAAAGTCACCAGGGCCGCTgaagtgaagaaaagaacCGGGCGGGCGGCAGTAGTACAACCACACTCCGAGGCAGAATCAGAGGAAACAGATGACGAGATTGGGGTCATTGAAAGTAAAAGCCGGGAAAAGACACCTGGGGCTAAAGGGAAAACCGCAACTTCCAGGACGAGTCGGGGAAGGAGAGCGGCTGCTACGCCGGACATGGGGAGTGAGAGTGAGAACGACGATAACGACGAACTAGCACAGTCAGAAGCACCGAAGAAACGGCCAGGGAGGCCAAAAACAAAGACCTCAGCCAAGGAGGAGAATACGAAAGCAGCGGCAGGTTCGAGGCCTAGGGGCCGACCGAAGGGTACGTCCGTTAAGGTGCCTTCGGACGATGATATATTAAAGGAGAATACACGGAGAAATGCGCTTTCCCAGGACAGTGACGAATTGTCGCCCTCACAACAAAGGCCTACAGAGATTTTCGTAACCACAGGTTCTGCTTTGCTGCGTGGGCAAgcgaagacaaagaagaaggtcaccTTTCAGGAATTGACTGATTCCGAGGCGGAAGTGAGCGACACACCAGCTCCGAATgcgcgacgaagaagaggagccgTTATCGCAAAGGATTCCGGTGATTTGGATGCTAAACCAGTTCGTAAAGCCTCTGCGGGGTCAACGAGAGGTCGCAAGCCTGCGGCAGCCAGAAAGGGTAGCTCTAAGCCTCTGTCACCGAAGAAGGCTATACAAGTAGCAAAGGCGATTTCGGCGTACGCCAGCtccgatggagaagaagatgagttAAGCGGCGAGAAGGATGCTATCAAGCTCGTGGTACATTCTCCCCAGAAACGTACACCAGGCGTGTCTGGGCTTGGCTCGCCCGTGAGAAGAATCAATTTCACTCCGAATAAGGTTTCAAACCCGGTTGATGAGAATGGCGAACCAACCCTTCCACCCCCAAGGACATTTGACTTCGGTGACTCGCAGTTCATGTCCAGCCCGGCGCGCCGGCCTCCGCCCTCGCCCTTCCACTTCACATTAAAAGAAACACCAAGACGAGCAGCAATTCCTTTCCCTGAGAAACCTAATTTGGGCCGCCCAGAAACGACTCCGAACCAAAATTCTCCGTTGCGAATTTCCCCGAAGAAGGCAAGCATAGCAACGCCCGCGCGAGGAACCCTGTTCGATCGTGATGGCGGCGCAATTCCACAACCAAATTTTACTCCCGGGCAAAACTCGCCTCTGAAGATGTCCGCTAAAAAAGGCATTTTTGGggcctctttctcatcccaACAACCCATACAACAGCAGAATGCGACCCCGTTCAAGTCCAGCCTTCTATTGAGTCCTGCTAGGAAGGTTATAACACCGTTTAAAAACTCGATGACGCACGTGCCAACACCGTTGGCCAAGGAGACTCGGTTGCAGACAGATACGGAGACCGATGATGAGACGGTCTCGATGTATGATGAGTCGCCGCTACGAGGACAGAACTTTGAGGTTACGGGGGGAGGTCAGGCTAATAAGCTCAATGAGGTTGATGAGCGTTCAGGTGATGAGCGTAATCCCGCGCTAACCCCTGATGGAAGCCCACTTGCTCGAGAAACCGAGCAGTTAGAGGAAGACCGCTCAGCCGAGTCGGACCATTCTACGGAGTccgttgaagaggaagatgaagggatGCTttcagaagaagacgatgtcTCCCCCCTTAGGGGTCCAGAGCTCGATGAAGCAGTACAGCAAGCGGAGCAAGATGTCCAGCTTATGGTCAAGGAGGCTGAAAATTTCCTTGCCCAGTCGATCAAGGAAGAACTATTGGACTGCCAtaaggatggagaagatgagagttCAACTCCTCAGATTTCTCACGAGATGGAATACGAGAAtgagcttgaggaggaacTTCTGCAAAATGACCAAGGACACGGAGAGGCGGAGCATGGCGAGTCAGATACCGAGCTCGGGGACGAACCTGAACCATCACCATCTCGATTCGGTCTTGCTGATGGGCTTGAAGATGTATTCACTGATGATTACCCCGCTGAGACCAACACTATccatgacgatgaggaggatgacgaagatgatgaggttGTCATTGATGTGGACGATCTCACTTGTTACGGAAATGATGAGCCAACACTCGTTGGTGAGGCTGCTGCCGACCATCTCATAAGCGCTGGTGCGATTCAGCCgtatgagattgaagaagttgaggacACTCCATTCATGAATTTCCTCCTGACATACTGGGCACCAACCCTACCGTTCGTCGAAGAACGCGAGCCTATTACTCCCTTCAATACGGAGCGATCACCGTCACCTATCACGCcggaagaaagccaagataACGTATCAAAAAGTCCCTTTCTTCCCATTAACTCAGAACGAAATAGTCCGAATGTGCTTCAGGAGCCATCTCTTCGCAGCCAAGGCCGACGCTTCACCCTTCTGGCCGAGAAAATGAGTCAGTGGAAATCAAGCAGCCCTGCAAACGCCGAGGCAAGACCACGACGTAGAGGCATTTTCTCTTTGGGGAGACCCAGTGATATTGCAAGTGCCGCCTCTCGGACACCAAAAGTGGACATCTTTGCAAATGCCCCGACCCTTTCGGCTGAGCCTCTCTGCCAGATGGAGCCCACTCCTCAAGCGCTCGATGTTCatgaagacaaggaagatgaggcggagatggtcgttgaggaggatgaggtggaggtggtcgATGAGGCGGCGGGATCAGAGTCTATACGCTCTACGAGGAGCCCGATGGCTGAGGTCATGGAGGACGAAAATCCAGATGAGCTCAGCATTTTCAAAGACCTTTCTGATGGCGAAGACATAGAGGAAAAGCAACCTGAAGCTGCACATGTGTCTACTGTTGACCCgtgggaagaggaaaaggagaatgGTGTACCATCCCCAGCCCCTGCCACACCTGCTAAAAATCCGTCACTACCCAGACAGACATATCATACTGTCTCGAAGGTGCCTCTGAAACCTGAGGGCGAAGTGTCGCCTTTGAAAACTAACCGCAAGCGTGGTCGATCTCTGTCAATAACCTCTCCCGTGCGCTCTTCACCAAGACTTCGCAGCTTCGTTCTCCCTCCGCAGAAGCCTCGTGAGGCTGAATCTCCACCTCGCAAGTCACCCCGGCTCCAATATGGATCAACCCGGAGATCTCTGCCTAGTGAAACCCCCAGCAAGCCAGTACCACCTCCGCAGACCAACCGCGCCCGGACACCCTCTCGGTCAGTAAGTCCTGTCAAGTCACCCTACAAACAAGCCTCTGGCTGCCTCTGTGGTGCGGTAGTCTATGTGGATGTTCACACTACGGAAGGTGAGGATGCTAGCGGCATTTTCATTGAACTACTCCAGCAAATGGGAGCTAGATGTATCAGGAACTGGTCATGGAACCCACGGGTGAGCGTGTCCccggaagaggatgcgagTTCCGTAAATGGCAAGGTTGGGATTACCCATGTTGTTTTCAAAGACGGTGGTGTTCGCACCCTGGAAAAGGTCCGGCAGGCGCGGGGCCTCGTCAAGTGCGTGGGGGTCGGCTGGGTTCTGAA CTGTGAGGCAAGAAATGAATGGGTAGACGAGGCACCGTACGCTGTAGACAGCTCGATCATTCCGCGTGGCGGTGCAAAGCGTCGCAAGAGCATGGAGCCTCGAGCACTGAGTAATATCAACGGAACTCTTGTCAAGACGAATGTCTCTGGGCCATCTTCAAGCCGTAGGCCGTCCATGGCTGCAGGAAGCACTTCCAGGAGCGCAACGCCGCTTTCACGCAATGACCACTCGACACTGGATGACTACCGAGGGCGCGAATCTGGCCATGCCGACGCGGAGAAATTCTGGCAGACTCCACGAACCCCCAGTGCAGCAGCACTGGGATACAACCTGGATAGCATTGGCATGTCCCCCGCGACTCCGTTTTACCTGTCTCAGCGATCAAAACTCGTCCAGCAAACCTGTCCTCCGAAACAAACCCGGCAGGGCCTCTTTTCTAATGCCTCGGAAGACGCTCCATCCCGTCAATTGAAGTCTAGATTGGAAGCTGCTAGGCGAAAGAGTCTTGCACTCAAGCCTAGTGCTAGAAGTCCCTTTGTTGAGTAA